A portion of the Phyllopteryx taeniolatus isolate TA_2022b chromosome 15, UOR_Ptae_1.2, whole genome shotgun sequence genome contains these proteins:
- the LOC133490052 gene encoding growth arrest and DNA damage-inducible protein GADD45 gamma-like, with product MARLQPIGEQLIGSPARAALYKRGKPLLREQPALSADLLHCLSKLPLPWRSLGIVINMTLEEVLTQKTTERAECTGQALEEVLVTAMDNHSLTVGVYECAKVMNLDPDSASFCVLAVDEDFECDIALQIHFTLIQSFCFDNDISIVRVSDMQRLAEIVADKSEHLEDAHCVLITNPADGAWEDPSLEKLHLFCEESRRLNDWVPEISLPGR from the exons ATGGCGCGGCTGCAGCCAATCGGAGAGCAGCTCATTGGCAGCCCCGCACGAGCTGCTCTGTATAAAAGAGGGAAGCCTCTCCTCCGAGAACAGCCTGCTCTTTCTGCGGATCTGCTTCACTGCCTTTCCAAACTCCCTTTGCCTTGGAGGAGTCTCGGCATCGTCATCAACATGACTCTTGAGGAAGTTCTGACCCAGAAAACCACCGAACGTGCCGAGTGCACCGGCCAAGCACTGGAAGAGGTGCTGGTGACCGCCATGGACAACCACTCCCTCACCGTGGGGGTCTACGAGTGCGCAAAAGTGATGAATCT TGATCCAGACAGTGCGTCCTTCTGCGTGCTGGCCGTGGACGAGGATTTCGAGTGTGACATCGCTCTGCAGATCCACTTCACCCTCATCCAGTCCTTCTGCTTCGACAACGACATCAGCATCGTCAGAGTGAGCGACATGCAGCGTCTGGCTGAGATTGTCGCCGACAAGTCGGAGCATCTCGAAGATGCTCACTGCGTCCTCATCACG AACCCAGCCGACGGAGCTTGGGAGGACCCTTCTCTGGAGAAGCTGCATCTGTTCTGTGAGGAGAGCCGGCGTCTGAACGACTGGGTTCCCGAGATCAGCCTCCCCGGGCGCTGA
- the nim1kb gene encoding serine/threonine-protein kinase NIM1 — MPAGQMRVASPKLHHSLYSLTDSSDPDQDGEEAVGPLCLTPLQKLTTDMHKDDRIIKELVIGRRVGFYKVRGEIGHGTFSRVKLAFHALTKDKVALKILDKTRFDNQAQRLLSREVSSMNSMEHPNIIRLYEVVETPSRLYLVLEYAGGGDLHNKICNEGKLADNTSKVTFSQILSAIKYMHNNNIIHRDLKAENVLFTGSGCVKVADFGFSTQISNRNDALDTFCGSPPYAAPELFRDECYLGPPVDVWAMGVLLFFMVTATMPFRAETMGKLRRCVIQGVYSIPPWVPGPCQRLIRGILKADPIERYAVDQMLGCDWLLPVEFPWSLASPEPASPLQGLLDSESRDLVEEEEMEEVRCSLEKLGFTSAHLRNNRLNDRRTPVAGVYRILLHRVQRRRGCDSLPVVRGMVSDPKREGLRAYRGLRHTSKLCVLS; from the exons ATGCCTGCTGGACAGATGCGGGTAGCAAGCCCCAAACTTCATCACAGCCTTTACAGCCTGACAGACAGCTCAGACCCTGACCAAGACGGTGAGGAAGCAGTTGGACCGCTATGCCTTACCCCCCTGCAGAAGCTCACAACAGACATGCACAAGGACGACAGAATCATCAAGGAACTGGTCATCGGCCGCAGGGTGGGCTTCTACAAGGTTCGAGGGGAGATTGGTCATGGGACTTTCTCCAGAGTCAAACTGGCTTTTCATGCTCTGACAAAAG ACAAAGTGGCCCTTAAAATCCTGGACAAGACAAGATTTGACAATCAGGCCCAGCGGCTTCTCTCCAGGGAAGTCAGCAGCATGAACTCCATGGAGCACCCTAACATCATCCGTCTCTATGAAGTGGTGGAGACGCCAAGTCGCCTCTACCTGGTGCTTGAGTACGCCGGTGGAGGAGACCTCCACAACAAGATCTGCAATGAGGGAAAACTTGCTGACAACACCAGCAAGGTCACATTCTCACAGATCCTCTCTGCCATTAAATATATG CACAATAATAACATCATCCACCGGGACCTGAAGGCAGAGAATGTTCTGTTCACCGGCAGTGGCTGTGTCAAGGTGGCAGACTTTGGATTCAGCACGCAGATTTCCAACCGCAATGATGCCCTCGACACCTTCTGCGGCTCACCCCCATATGCCGCCCCGGAGCTCTTCAGGGACGAGTGCTATCTGGGCCCTCCAGTGGATGTGTGGGCAATGGGGGTCCTACTTTTTTTCATGGTGACCGCCACCATGCCATTCCGTGCTGAAACCATGGGCAAGCTGAGGCGCTGTGTCATCCAGGGCGTGTACAGTATCCCCCCGTGGGTTCCTGGTCCCTGTCAGAGACTCATCAGGGGCATCTTAAAGGCAGATCCCATTGAGCGTTATGCTGTTGACCAGATGCTGGGTTGTGATTGGCTTTTACCTGTGGAATTCCCTTGGTCGTTGGCATCTCCGGAACCAGCAAGCCCTCTGCAGGGCCTGTTGGATTCTGAAAGTAGGGACcttgtggaggaggaggagatggaggaGGTCCGTTGCTCACTAGAGAAGCTCGGGTTTACCTCAGCACACCTACGGAACAATCGACTAAATGACCGCCGCACCCCTGTTGCAGGGGTCTATCGAATCCTGCTGCACCGAGTGCAGAGGAGGAGGGGCTGCGACAGCCTGCCGGTGGTCCGAGGGATGGTGAGCGACCCTAAGCGGGAGGGACTTAGAGCATACAGGGGCCTCAGGCACACGTCCAAACTCTGTGTGCTTTCATAA
- the LOC133490053 gene encoding growth arrest and DNA damage-inducible protein GADD45 gamma-like, whose amino-acid sequence MQSAGKSLKEALLCAHSEDRLTVGVYESAKIMTDDPDSASFCVLAVDEDFECDIALQIHFTLIQSFCFDNDISIVRVSDMQRLAEIVADKSEHLEDAHCVLITNPADGAWEDPSLEKLHLFCEESRRLNDWVPEISLPGR is encoded by the exons ATGCAGTCTGCTGGAAAATCCCTGAAGGAAGCTCTGCTCTGCGCTCACAGCGAGGATCGTCTCACGGTTGGAGTCTACGAGAGTGCCAAAATTATGACCGA TGATCCAGACAGTGCGTCCTTCTGCGTGCTGGCCGTGGACGAGGATTTCGAGTGTGACATCGCTCTGCAGATCCACTTCACCCTCATCCAGTCCTTCTGCTTCGACAACGACATCAGCATCGTCAGAGTGAGCGACATGCAGCGTCTGGCTGAGATTGTCGCCGACAAGTCGGAGCATCTCGAAGATGCTCACTGCGTCCTCATCACG AACCCAGCCGACGGAGCTTGGGAGGACCCTTCTCTGGAGAAGCTGCATCTGTTCTGTGAGGAGAGCCGGCGTCTGAACGACTGGGTTCCCGAGATCAGCCTCCCCGGGCGCTGA